Proteins encoded by one window of Paraburkholderia terrae:
- a CDS encoding bifunctional diguanylate cyclase/phosphodiesterase, which produces MNRARLVLLPLLILLTGLSITWSVWDHERQAARRELLSEFNFALGDAVSRIEQRMATYEQMLRGVQGMFAARGSLDLDAFHGYLGAINADANFAGVQAIGVVQWVPAERRDAHMADMRIRTGRHYAINPPGERNGYAPLIAREPISGAGNALLGFDSWANAARRLAMEKSRDSGLAVVSGKVQLASDAGAPPVAGFVMYLPIYARGEPQDNVEDRRAHLLGWVYAAFRMRDVLASLYGEQPPGLYLSIYDGTQPSAEALLYGSSEPKNLEVISANEYLVVGGHDWTLSMTAQPDFKARFGRNAKLLIACTGAGLSLLLALLAWSLASGRSRAMRLASKMTAEVRESEAELRIAAVAFDSLEGMMVTDADGTILRVNSAFTECTGYTAEDVIGRNPRILSSGRHDAAFFRDMWDTIRRVGGWQGEIWDRRKNGEIYPKWLTITAVKADDGRVTHYVGTHYDITERKLAEEQIKELAFFDALTHLPNRTLLRDRLRQVIALSAQNHTHGALLFVDLDNFKTLNDTLGHDKGDLLLSQVARRLLASVREGNTVARMGGDEFVIVLGDLSRTREEAASETESAAEKVLAALSSPYYLEGTDFRTTASIGATLFTGHETSIDELLKQSDLAMYKSKESGRNAICFFDPAMQTVVMERAALEAALRRAIDEDQLLVHYQAQVFNGARVTGAEALVRWQHPEHGLVPPAEFIPLAEETGLILAVGDKVLDTACRQLAQWATRADRAHLSIAVNVSAQQLREENFVATVLDALARTGAEPSRLKLELTESVLVDNVEDIIGKMMLLRTKGVVFSLDDFGVGYSSLSYLKRLPLGQLKIDRSFVRDVLDDPNDAVIARAIVTLAQSLGLGVIAEGVETEAQRQFLADAGCQAYQGYLFCRPLPIEDFEVFADTFDSKEWALETP; this is translated from the coding sequence ATGAACCGCGCGCGCCTCGTCCTGTTGCCGCTGCTGATTCTCCTGACCGGGTTGAGCATCACCTGGTCAGTGTGGGATCACGAGCGTCAGGCCGCGCGGCGCGAGTTGCTTTCCGAATTCAATTTCGCATTGGGCGATGCCGTCAGCCGCATCGAGCAGCGGATGGCGACCTACGAGCAGATGCTGCGCGGCGTGCAGGGCATGTTCGCGGCGCGCGGCTCGCTCGATCTCGACGCGTTTCACGGCTACCTCGGCGCGATCAACGCGGACGCAAACTTCGCGGGCGTGCAGGCGATCGGCGTCGTGCAATGGGTACCCGCAGAACGGCGGGACGCTCATATGGCCGACATGCGTATCCGCACGGGCCGTCACTACGCGATCAATCCACCTGGCGAGCGCAACGGCTACGCGCCCTTGATCGCGCGCGAGCCGATCTCAGGCGCGGGCAATGCGTTGCTTGGCTTCGACTCGTGGGCCAACGCCGCGCGGCGGCTGGCGATGGAGAAGTCGCGTGATTCCGGCCTTGCCGTCGTGTCGGGCAAGGTGCAACTGGCGTCGGACGCGGGCGCGCCGCCCGTTGCCGGCTTCGTGATGTATCTGCCCATCTACGCGCGCGGCGAGCCGCAGGACAACGTCGAGGACCGCCGCGCGCATCTGCTCGGCTGGGTGTATGCGGCATTCCGCATGCGCGACGTGCTGGCGAGCCTTTACGGCGAGCAGCCGCCCGGCCTCTACCTGTCGATCTACGACGGCACGCAGCCGTCGGCCGAAGCGCTGCTGTACGGCTCGTCGGAACCGAAGAACCTCGAAGTGATCTCCGCGAACGAATACCTCGTGGTGGGCGGCCACGACTGGACGCTGTCGATGACGGCGCAGCCCGACTTCAAGGCGCGCTTCGGTCGCAACGCGAAGCTGCTGATCGCCTGCACGGGCGCGGGCCTGAGCTTGCTGCTCGCGTTGCTCGCATGGAGCCTCGCGAGCGGGCGCAGCCGCGCGATGCGGCTCGCCTCGAAGATGACGGCCGAAGTGCGCGAGAGCGAGGCCGAACTACGCATCGCCGCGGTCGCGTTCGATTCGCTCGAAGGCATGATGGTCACGGACGCCGACGGCACGATCCTGCGCGTCAATTCCGCGTTCACCGAATGCACCGGTTACACGGCCGAAGACGTGATCGGCAGGAACCCGCGCATCCTCAGCTCGGGCCGTCACGATGCCGCATTCTTCCGCGACATGTGGGACACGATCCGGCGCGTGGGTGGATGGCAGGGCGAGATCTGGGACCGCCGCAAGAACGGCGAGATCTACCCGAAGTGGCTGACCATCACGGCCGTAAAGGCGGACGACGGGCGCGTCACGCACTATGTCGGCACGCACTACGACATCACCGAGCGCAAGCTCGCGGAAGAGCAGATCAAGGAACTGGCGTTTTTCGACGCGCTCACGCATCTGCCGAACCGCACGCTGCTGCGCGACCGGCTCAGGCAGGTGATCGCGCTGAGCGCGCAGAACCATACGCACGGCGCGCTGCTGTTCGTCGATCTCGACAACTTCAAGACGCTCAACGACACGCTCGGTCACGACAAGGGCGATCTGCTGCTGAGCCAGGTCGCGCGACGCCTGCTGGCGAGCGTGCGCGAGGGCAACACGGTCGCGCGCATGGGCGGCGACGAGTTCGTGATCGTGCTGGGCGACCTGAGTCGGACCCGCGAAGAAGCGGCAAGCGAGACCGAGAGCGCCGCCGAAAAGGTGCTGGCCGCGCTGTCGAGCCCTTACTACCTCGAAGGCACGGACTTCCGCACGACCGCGAGCATCGGCGCGACGCTGTTTACCGGGCACGAAACGTCGATCGACGAGTTGCTGAAGCAGTCGGATCTGGCGATGTACAAGTCGAAGGAAAGCGGGCGCAACGCGATCTGCTTCTTCGATCCGGCCATGCAGACCGTGGTGATGGAGCGCGCGGCGCTGGAGGCGGCGCTGCGCCGCGCGATCGACGAAGACCAGTTGCTCGTCCACTACCAGGCGCAGGTGTTCAATGGCGCCCGCGTGACGGGCGCCGAGGCGCTGGTGCGCTGGCAGCATCCCGAGCATGGCCTCGTGCCGCCTGCCGAATTCATTCCGCTCGCCGAAGAGACGGGACTGATTCTGGCGGTCGGCGACAAGGTGCTCGATACGGCCTGCCGGCAACTCGCGCAGTGGGCCACGCGTGCGGACCGGGCGCATCTGTCGATTGCCGTCAACGTGAGCGCGCAGCAGCTACGCGAGGAAAACTTCGTCGCCACCGTGCTCGACGCGCTGGCGCGCACGGGCGCCGAACCGAGCCGTCTGAAGCTCGAGTTGACGGAGAGCGTGCTGGTCGACAACGTCGAGGACATCATCGGCAAGATGATGTTGCTGCGCACGAAAGGCGTGGTGTTCTCGCTCGATGATTTCGGCGTCGGGTATTCGTCGCTGTCGTATCTGAAGCGCTTGCCGCTGGGGCAACTGAAGATCGACAGGTCGTTCGTGCGCGACGTGCTCGACGATCCGAACGATGCCGTGATCGCGCGCGCGATCGTCACGCTCGCACAGAGTCTCGGCCTGGGTGTGATCGCGGAAGGCGTGGAGACGGAAGCGCAACGGCAGTTCCTGGCCGATGCGGGGTGTCAGGCGTATCAGGGCTATCTGTTCTGCCGTCCGTTGCCGATCGAAGACTTCGAGGTGTTCGCGGATACGTTCGATTCGAAGGAGTGGGCGCTGGAGACGCCTTGA
- a CDS encoding substrate-binding periplasmic protein — protein sequence MIHRGLIGLLVVLATLGATSTRALAAGGPDCTRPFTLALHDHGLLYSQDTNAGIDKDFADELSRRSGCDIRVSLMSRARIWKLIESGALDFSLSGITNDERDGYAQFAWYFSDKFYLLVRKDAGIRQLSDFEHSDQFQLGVIRSFRYSQSANELVDTLAAANRVSQAGGLEPLYQALMRGTIQGMIIEPFDYPALDEKRVRDITTIIEFNDAAVPHGLIMSKRALSPQEREKWRALVEEMRADGTVRRIFRKYFKPELADSMVDFTLPR from the coding sequence GTGATTCACCGCGGACTCATAGGCTTGCTAGTCGTGCTCGCGACACTGGGTGCCACCAGCACCCGCGCATTGGCTGCGGGCGGCCCCGACTGCACACGTCCATTCACACTCGCGCTGCACGACCATGGCCTGCTGTATTCGCAGGACACCAACGCGGGCATCGACAAGGATTTCGCCGACGAACTGAGCCGCCGCAGCGGCTGCGATATCCGCGTGAGCCTGATGTCGCGGGCGCGCATCTGGAAGCTGATCGAGTCCGGCGCGCTCGATTTCAGCCTGTCCGGCATCACCAACGACGAGCGCGACGGCTACGCGCAATTCGCGTGGTACTTCAGCGACAAGTTCTATCTGCTCGTGCGCAAGGACGCCGGCATCCGGCAGCTGTCCGATTTCGAACACAGCGACCAGTTTCAACTCGGCGTCATAAGAAGCTTCCGGTATAGTCAGTCCGCCAACGAACTGGTCGATACGCTCGCCGCAGCCAATCGCGTCAGTCAGGCGGGCGGGCTGGAGCCGCTCTACCAGGCGCTGATGCGCGGCACCATTCAGGGGATGATCATCGAGCCGTTCGACTATCCGGCGCTGGATGAGAAGCGCGTCCGCGACATCACCACCATCATCGAATTCAACGACGCCGCCGTGCCGCACGGTCTCATCATGTCGAAGCGGGCGCTGTCGCCGCAGGAGCGGGAGAAATGGCGCGCCCTTGTCGAGGAGATGCGCGCGGACGGCACGGTGCGCCGCATTTTCAGGAAATACTTCAAACCTGAACTTGCGGACTCGATGGTCGACTTCACCCTACCGCGATGA